In Panicum virgatum strain AP13 chromosome 5K, P.virgatum_v5, whole genome shotgun sequence, the genomic window ATATTGCTCCAAGTCAATTGGAAACTACAAGAGGCATAAAACTTCCATTAACAAACAAATTTTTAGGAGCCATCATCAAAACATAAACCACAGACAACTAGGTTCTTGTGCAAGAACAATGTTCTACAATGCAAAAAGGTAGAAGGAAATAAAGATGCCTACATCAGTTAATAATTTAAGTACAGCAGATCGAATATTCATGTTTGGCATGCTTCCATCTGGCAATGGCTCAAGCCAATTTTTTAGAAGAGTGAGAACTCCATGATCAAGAAATTCCTGCTGAAGATTCTTCCTGTGAAACGGAGATGAACAAGAATATTATTGTTAGCTATAAAAAATGGCAATATGCACTGACACTACAGGAAAGGCTCCAGATATCTTACTTGGAGAGAACATCTATGAGCAGTGGAAGTTTCATAAGTTTATTAATGGCTGGTTTTGACTGCCTATTCAAGTTCGCATCTTCTTCAGCTGCTACCTCGAACTCAGCGATGAATTGTTCCACTATAAGACCAATATCTGCACGTGGGCgatcattcttcttcttctttttattaCCCTTGAAGAGTCGCTCAATTTCATcgtcctcctcaccctcctcaGCCTATAGTAAAGAATCAATCTATATTATCAGCGGTTATGATTAGAGAGAATAACAGAAAAAGATAAACCATATGTATTCTGTACAGCACATAGATAACCATCTGTATTCTGTAGAGCACATGTATTGATTTGGACAACTCATGAGCCGGTGCGGTGGCATGATCCAGAAATCAGCAGACCTAGTCGACCCAACAAGGGGCCAACTCGATCATGGTTTTAGCTTCATCATAGGACTAATCCCTAAAGCTTCTATGAATTCCAGAAAGACTATGAAGTGGATCTCACGGTTAATAGTGACTTGCAGCCAATTCGTATAGTTAATATACTGTACTCACTAGAGCAATTGGCATGCAACACAACGGAAGGTATGATATAATGTGCAAATGGACATTTCATTCAACATGAATGATAATGTCTTCAAGAAGAGTGCAAAAGAAAAGGCTCTGGGGCACTTGAGCACTCAAGAACAAATACCTGTGCATAACGTCCAGGAGAATGCCGCTCATTATCACTGCCATAACGATCAGCTGGATCAACCCCAGTGTCATCAATGAAATTATCATCATCTACAGTTCTAACGCCTTCTTGGTCATCCTACTCCACCAGATTAAAATGGCAGCTGTGAGATTAGTCTGTCCAAGACAATCAAAGTAGTAGACAACTAACAAGGTACAACAATTCTGACTTAATAATCCATATGCACCCAACATTTTTACACAACCCAATATGAGTAAGCAATTTCAATGCATCAACTAGAAATGCAAGAACGGAGATTAAAAAAACAAGCAAACTAATAATGATGACCCACTAGATGCTTTATCTCCTTATTCCATATCTTGAGGTATTAGCAAACAAGCCATCAATTGCCATGTCATCTAAAAAATGAAGTTAAGATATATTCCATAAAGAGAAATCATTCCAGTTATACTATCTTCCTTAGAAATAAAAAGTATCACAAATAGATTATTAAACAGCTCTATACAGCTCTGATAAGTAAAATCCTAACTTGCAAAATTAATCCAAAGGCATCTAAATAGGCCATTATAGAACCCAGCGCCGCATTTTGACATCTCAATAACCCAAATTCACTTTAAAAATACAACAAGCAAAACTGTTGAGATGCTATCTAAACTACATCCTGATAACAAAGGGTTGGCTATAAACATTACTAATACTTGAAGAACAATCTGAATTCCCTAAGAGCATGTGGATGAAACAACAGCATAAGAAACCAATAACATCTGGATGAATCAACATGCAACAGCACTggtatataaactaaatcaatgGTTACGTCACCATCAAGTAAAGCTCAGCCAATCACGACAAGCAACAATTCAGGTGTCAATTGATAGATTAAAAATAGCCAGTACATTCCATGGACCATAGTAAAGCATTATGATCTCAACAAAAGACAGGAGTGATCTCTCCCCGATTGCCAACAGAATTTCAATTTTCCAATAACCTTTCACATTAAGCTCAGAGTACTCCTAACGAGCTAGCATAGATACAAGTGCACGGAACGGGAATCCAAACAGTAAAGTTCAACAAACTAGAAGTGAAAAATAGCTTGATGAAATTAAGACATTGCTCGCAATCACAATTACCTCTGAGTCACCACCGGCAATGGTATCCCAGAGCTCCTGGATCTCCCTTTCTCCGTCATCCTGGTCCTCCCCACCGCCGgagcccctccctcctcctgacccCCGCTTCTCCCTGGCCGCCCCACTGTCCCTCCCCCTCCCGtcgtcctccctcctcctcttcttctccttcttctccttgcccGCCCCGCCCCTCGCGAGGTCCCTCAGCGCCGACGagcccttcctcttcttcgcctccgccgcggggTCCGCGTCCGCGTCCTCCAACCCAAAGTCCTCCAGCCCGTCGTCGCCgggcatgccgccgccgccgctgccgccgccgcccttcttgAGGAGCCGCTTCCGGGGCTTGGAGGACCCCGCCCCGCCGTCATCGCCGTGGGCGGGGGTCGGGGAGCGCTCGCGGGCCCAGTCGTCGCCCAGGTCGTCGTCGAGGTCTTCGTAGGGCTGCGGCTCGGGGGACGGGTCCCGCGCGTCGGGGTCCATGAGCGCCTCGCCGTCCTCGTCGAAGAAGCTGCGGGCGCGGATCGGGGAGCGGAATCAGGGCGAGTAGACGAAACCCTAGGGGGAGAGGGATGAGGGCGACCGAGCTGACGGGATACTTACTTGTCGTCCatggtgccggcggcgagctgcgaGTCGAAACCCTAGGTGAGGTGGGACGAGCTGGAGGGGGAGGCGTGGAAGAAGAGTCGTcgggggaggaaggagagagagatcgaatcggcgacggcgatgggaaggaaaaggaagagaagGATTAGGAAGGCGACGGGAAGCCGGGCCGGGCAAGAAAGATGGGCTGTCTATCCTctaaaaaatgaagaaaaatggCTGAATTCTTGGGTGTTTCTGATCCGTCGGCCCATCAATGGCGGCCCGGACCGTATGTTGACAGGCTGGCCCGGCCCATCAGTTACGGAAAAGCTTTTAAAGTTGTCGTTGGATCTAAACTAGAAAAACGCTTGGGCCTATTTTTGTCCAGTGCAGCGAAAATTTACTTTCCCGCGTCCACTACcagacacatcacacatgcaacatcttcatcacacaaaaaaaagtccattgcaaaaaaaatttggagaattcatcagatccttttgtttttttcttttgaaggtCACCAGGGGAGAGTGTCCCCCACCTGAATTTCATTTGTTTTATACTTGTAGTATGTATAATGTATGGTCGAACCGAAAGTGGTAGTATATACGGTGGCAAATTGCACTGGCATATGGCATAGTAGTGTCGGTTAGGGGTGGTAACGGATTATAACCATAGTGGTCTCTTCACAATTCAAATTAgctcttatatatttttattttataattgtatAAAATTAGAGGCAAATCTTTTTAGAACCTGGCTCTTAGATTATCTAAATCAAATTTTATGACCCTTTACCACCTCTACTGGCAGTAGCATAGTATATACGCAGCGTAGACTGCTGGCATTAGTCGGCTAGATCTTGATGAGGACGGAGAAGCCGCCGAGATCAATGACGAGCACCAGGGGCACGACGGAGGCGTAGAGGACGGCCCTGGCGaacgcgccgccaccggcggagCGGGACAGCGAGAAGGCCGCCCACAGCTCCACTAGCCCGGCGGCGAAGATTCCCGCGAGCGTGAGGTAGTAGGCGAGCACGTGGCGCCCGAAGACCACTCCCCCGGGCGGCTTGTGGAGGGCGACGGCCGTGTCCATGAGCAGCGTCAGGAACCCCACCGAGACCAGCGACCGCCCAAGCCGAGTGCTcgaggcggcgccggagccggagacGACGGAGCTGGACTCGCCCACcggcgcgtcgtcgtcgtcgtcagccATGAGCTCGTCCGGGGCTATGTTAATTGTAGCGGCGGCACCATTGTTAGCAGTGTTGCTGTCGAGCTGCAGGGTGGCCATGGGATACGATGGGATGAAATGAAGTCAGGATCGGATCTAGGAGGATGCAAGCAGGCTGCTAGTGGATCAGCAACTGAAAATGAGCTTGTTCTTGTTCGTTTTGTTTTGAAAGAGTGTCTTTTGCTGAGATGGAGCTAGGGGAAGGTTTTTGGACTCAGGACAAGGGTTTATATAGGGCAACAAAAAGGAGGCGTCGTCGTCAATGTTTTTCAGATATGACAAGTGGCACGTTCACACATGCTGGATCCCCTGTCCGATCCGCAGCAACAAGGAACGCCTCTCTGGGCTGGGGATCATAGTTTTTTGTTAAAAAGGTAGGTCATGCGTCAGATGGAACGGCTTCTTGTCCTCGCTAAAAGGCCAAGGGTACTTAGGCATTCCTGAAAGGTCGCTCCTGTTGTCTGATGTAGCCCTGAAGAAACACTACTCAAGTACGACGTTCTAGACTGGGGAGACAAGGGGAATGTTAGTTGGTGGTCGTTTTAGGAATCAGTGGTTTTCCAGCGGAGCGAGGGCAAGGAATCAACCAATAACTGGAGAGAGAACCTGATGCTGAAGAAGGCCATGTGCTTGATTTCATACTGGACTTGTAGTAGTGGATGCAATGCAAATTTAGCAAGCGTCATTGGTTAGTTGGTACGCGACCGTACCAGAGAGATGGCGGACACGCGTCCTCCGCGATCGAACCGACCCCCCTACGTGATTGCCGAAAGAGTTGTCTGTCCTGTCCATTGGGAAAAAGGAGAGGGCATCGAGACGCTGCGTACCTAGGGAAGAAGCTTCCCGCCGGGGTTGCAAGTTCTTCCAACCTCATCCTAGCTCTCTCCTCCTTTTTAGTTTTTATTTGACTTTtggagcaggcggcgcaccaaAATGTGTTCCATCAATAATAAACTGAGACCTGAGATTGACTTGACAACATGAATGAGCAGTGTGCCTGTTATTTTTTAAAGgaaaaaatctaaattacttCCTTCAACTATAGCTAAAATCTGGATAACTTCTTGAACTATAACTTCTTCAATTTACCCTCTAAATTATGTCATTTAGTTCAAATTACCCCTAATACAATTTATCTCTTTTTATTTATCCATACATGGGTGGAGTTTTAAGCTTTACAAGAtaatagtacacatcataacacatgttagaaaaatacatcataatttttattattattttgataggttagaatatttaatgataaattaatcattggagttcaatattatataaaaataacgatgaaaaattataaaaaatattaatatgcattgtgatgtccactactgtAAACTTTAAACtaaaattcaacttgtataTATAATAGAGGTTGCGCACGTTTCGTCAAGCGCGACATGCATCTTTATCCATCCACATTAATTTATCTACGGTGATCAAACGAAAACATAATGTGCGATCAAGCTGTCATTATGTTTCCCAATAGCTACTAAGCTTTAATTTTGCTTTTTTTAATAGCTTGTGATTTATAATTACTATTAATTAGTTACTGTATTTAACTTCCTGCTTAGATTCACTCTCCATTAGGTCAGTCTCAGTGTGGGTTTCATGGagagtttcatgacattaaatatcatcaattttgctgacgtggcaaggagagagaatgatggagtttcatgggatgtgaggagagtttcatcactatAAAACTCATCTGGTCCGGTTACTTAGTTTTCAGTCTAGGTATCTGTGTCCATAAAACTCTCACTGAGACTAGCCTTACAATTACTTTCACAATACCACCTCATGTACGTGTAGACTCGATCGATGCGGCTAAGCATATGCCATCGAGAGTTTTGGGGCACGTCCAAGACAGAGCACGCAATTTACGTGAGCCATATAAAAGGCGGGGCGGGCATCTTTGAGAGACTCTCCAAAATATACTAGCAAAATTTTCATTTAACTATCCATTTTGCAAAGGTTGACTCTCTATATTGTGGTAGAGTCCAACAGACTAGCTACCATATTTATTCGACTCTAACCATTTAGCTCAGGAGGGAATTTAACCAAGATATAAAGAGGGAGCTCattttccttctcttcttctttctctcctTCTATCCTTCTTCCTGCCCCTTCTTCATTATTTCTTCCCAAAAATGGAGAGGTGGGCTTAGAGGGGTATCCATGGTTCTTGGGGAGGTAGAGGGGCTCGACCCCCTCTAGCCCCCCATGTAGACCCGCCCCTGATTTAGCTATCCTGTCGCCCTCACCTTGTCTGCTCTCCTTCGTGCTCCCTCCTCGGCCCCTCCATGCCTTCCATGGCTGCACTgctcggccggccgccgcgctgcgAGGGGGACCCAACAATGGTTGTGTCAGCTTGGCCCGCCCGGCCATGGCAGCACCGCTCGGTCGGCCGATCGCAGCGCCACCACGAGGGGGAACCACCGCGAGGGGGCTCGCCGGTTCCCATGCCGCTGCGAAGGGGGTATCTATGGATCTTGGGAAGATAGAGGAGGCTTGATCCCCCTAGCCCCCCATGTAGATCCACCTTGCCTGCAGCTGTGATTGTAAAGTTTGGAACTACAGAATTTTGAATCCGGGTGTACAAAGTTTATAATATGATAGTAGACATTTACAATGTGTTAGCAGAAAGTTCATAAATTTGGAGTCACAGTTAAGAATTACAAAGTTTTTGGATCCTTGAAATGTTTGAAACATATTAATAGAAACTCTTGAATTTATTAAACTACAAATGTctagagttagttttgtaaaaatattttaaactagTGTCTTCAAAGTTCCCGAATTCAAAGTGCAAAGTTACCAAATTTTTAATGCAAAGTTTTTCACATGATGTTGAAAGCTGGACATGTCAAAAGTTTTGAATATATCATTTGAAACTTTTTCATATCCAATCTTAAAGATTTTAGATGTTTACTTAAAAGTTTGAAATGTAGAAAGTTATTTATACAAAGTTTCTCATTCAATGGAAGATAAAATAGTTAAAGTTTTTAATATATGAtttataaagttttttataTAGTTGTAAAATTCTAGTACACAATTTTTGGATCCAGGagtgtaaagttttgaaattgcaAATTTTCAAATCTAGGTGTACAAAGTTTATAACGTGCTCATAGAAAGTTCATAAATTTGGTTAAAATTCACTTACATTTTTTGTGCTAATAACACATGTTTTTTTTGTATTGAGTAAAAATGCTCTAAATATATGTTTTCCAAGTCTATGGACCCACGAAGTTAGGTATGTAATTATGTATATAGGTACTCAACCCAATATGTAAGAAGTTTCAAATTTACCGCTCAGATAAAATTTACTTAAAAGTTTCTAACACGTGAATATAAAGTTTTAGACCCACGAAGGATAGAGTTTTGAAATGTACTAGTATAAATTTTCCTGCAGCTGTGACTCAAAAGTTTGAAACTAAAAATTTTTAGAACCGGGATGTCTAAAGTTTATAATATGATAGTAgaaattttcaatattttagtaCAAAGTTCATAAATTCAGAGTCAAAGTTAAGAATTACAAAGTTATTTTGGATCCttaaaatattttgaaacaTGCCATCAGAAACTCTAGAATTTATTAAACTGCAAATTTTGGAgttagttttgaattttttaactAGCGCCTTCAAAGTTTCTTAACTCAAAGTGCAAAGTTACCAAATTTTGAATGTAAAGTTTTTTCAAATGATGTTGAAAGCTGGACTTTGTCAGAAGTTTTAAATATATCATTTGAAAGTTTTTCATATCCAATCTCAAATATTTTAGACGTTTACTTAAAAGATTGGAATGCACAcatttatttatataaaatttaaaattttttctcaaataaattttttcttAAATGTCTCTAACATGTGCTTATGAAGTTTTGGATCCATTGTGCGGAAGGTTTTGAATGCTAGTATAAATTATACAAAGTTCTTGATTTtagtgttttttatttttataaagatGTGGACTCCGGTGTAGAAAGTTTGAAAATATGTTAGTAGAaagttttttgaattttgagtgCAAGGTTTGAATTATAGTTTTCAAATATCCATGTATAAAGTTTCGTATCTAGTACCAtagatttttaatttttttgtacaGAGTTCTTCATTTAGTgtataaagttttggaattacAAAGTTGTGCACTCCGATGtagaaaatttgaaaacatgttagtacaaagttttttatttttttagagtgcAAGGTTTCAATTAAACTTTTTGCATTTGGGAGTACAAATTTGTATATCTACAAATACAATGTTCGATATATGCTAGTAGTAAGTTTCAGATATAGGAGTAGGAAGTTTTGGTATATGTCTTCAAAAAAATTTTAATGCTGCACCAAATTAAAAGGTTTTCTATAATGTTCGAAGATTCTATTAGCAGCACAATGGTTTGGATTTGAGAGTACAATGTTTATAATGTGCACATGCTAGTAGAAAGTTTCTAAATTTGTTGTGTGAAGTTTGGAAATACAAAAGTTTAAAGTTCCACATACCACTACAAAGTTCTAAATATACGATTTCAAAggattttttgaattttaaatagATTCCAaagtgttttttatttttattcatcGGGTTTTTTATTTAGTTATGTGGATGAGAAGGATATTTTCtctatgaaacttttacttTGATATAGATGTCAAAGCAATTTCCCCGCCTGTGTACTATTCACTTTATTCGTTGTCCGAAAGGAGAAAAGATATGCACCAAGATCACTTCTGATCTAACTTCAAAGTATCGTGTAAAATAaagtaataaaaaataaaataaagaagcTAGACAGGGGAATAACGAAGGAAAAAACACGTCGGTTCCAACTTGTGTCCTGATGACCTAGTATCTCTTAAAATTATCTATTTAAAAGTTGCTTTCGCCAAACTCCATCCAAGTTGCCCAACAATGCAGACATCACAAGTCACATCAAACGTTTACTACTATAGTATAATTTTGCATACGCATGATGCCTGCCCCAGTTGCAGATTTCCCCCCTCGCCACCTATCCATTGGTCGGAGGCTGCTGATTTGTTGCTGCTCGTGCTTGGATTCAGCTCCACTCAAAACGGCCTCGCGGATGTCCAACAGCTTTGACCCCCTGAACTTGGGGCACCATGGTCTTGGGAGCAGCACCATCTATCGCTGTTGCTGTCGTTCTCGCGGTGGAATTATTGGAAGGTGACTATCTATGGCAACCAGATGTGGTAATAGGTCATGGCTCTAATGGCCTTAGCAtaatataattttaaatttttagctcaaaattgtataggATTAAACTCCGGTTTTTTTAAGACTTGGTCTTTAAATTTTTTAGATCAAATTCCAAAATCTTTTACCACCTCTAATCGCAACGCAGCAACAACCGATTTGACTGTTTGAGGATGAGGATAAAGATCGAGAGGTCCGGGAGCGTGATTTCGATTTGTGGGTGGGCCCGGACCCCCGGTTGGTCGGTTGCTTAGCGAGGAGGTGAAATAAACCAGGGGGATGCACGGCTTGAGATTGAGACACAAGATTGGCACTccctctgtttcaaattataagataTCTCAAGAATTTTGAAGAGTCAAAAcaatttcaagtttgaccaaaattataaagaaaaaatataaaaatttatgatatcaaactGATGTACTATGAATTATCAAAAAAATGATGTACTATGAAAAGAATCTAATAGTACTTAGCTTATATAATAAATgtcattattctattatataaatttgatcaaatatagaaaattttgactcttcaaaattgttggaatgtcttataatttggaatggagggagtagaatatattttttatagtaTTGGCAGTTTATTCGGTGAAAGAAGATTGTTGAATATGCTCTCAGTAACCAAGCCATGCGATGCGGGCAAAAAAACTCGCGCAACACCTGAGCGCCAGAGTCAAAACCGGGGGAACCGCCTTGATTGCTCTGCGCGTAGTTTCTGCGGTGCTCGCTGTCACCGCCGcatgggctgcggcggcgcggaatCCCTTTGCCCAAATCCTGCCATCAGTGCCAACTTAAAAGACAAAAGAAAACCGACTTTCCTCTTAGTCTGTGCGTCGGCTCTCTCACAGTGATAGGGAAGTGTGTCATAAGCTAGCGATGAAATTGTCGCTgacgagatgattttttttcttttcttttttttgaaagaagatttttttcttctctctctgtCATCTTAGCATAAGTTAGAAACGTCGTCAGCCGATGGAGACCTTACTGTGCCATTGTTTGGCTTCGTAGCGCTAGGCTACTGTAGCAAACTTTAACTAtcaattagaagtattaaataaaaatagtttataaaactaactccacaacctcTGTGTTACTTtccgagacgaatttaatgaggtcTTTAATTGCATGATTAGAGTATGAaaactgtagccaatcatgaattaattaggtttattagatttgtTGCACAAAATTGCACCTATCtatgaaaaaattttacaaataaattttgtttagtaTTTTATGCATGTAAAATTCTCCTATAGCGTTAGGTGTGTTAGAATGAACCAAACATGTAATGCTGCGTTGACGAAGCATCTGCAGGCCCACCGGTGATATTCGTTTCCTACGACAGTTACGACCGGTCCAAACTAGGAGATGGGTCCAGCTACCAGTACCAGGCAATGGTCGCAGGGTCGTCCTCTGCTTTCACTTTTCCTTgccacagttttttttttcttgagtgCAGTTTTGTTGGCAAATTTGGACCGTCCCCATTGCTCGCCAGGATATAAATGCTGAAAAAATGCTAGTAGGAGTTAGATCCAGTGGATTTATATGGGTCCGTTGCATACGGTTATCTAGTTTTACCACcgtttttaaatatatgacGATGTTGATTTTTAAGTTTATTTAACTATTTGATGTAGGTCTAGACATAACGCTACTTATT contains:
- the LOC120706001 gene encoding protein IWS1 homolog 1-like, encoding MDDNFFDEDGEALMDPDARDPSPEPQPYEDLDDDLGDDWARERSPTPAHGDDGGAGSSKPRKRLLKKGGGGSGGGGMPGDDGLEDFGLEDADADPAAEAKKRKGSSALRDLARGGAGKEKKEKKRRREDDGRGRDSGAAREKRGSGGGRGSGGGEDQDDGEREIQELWDTIAGGDSEDDQEGVRTVDDDNFIDDTGVDPADRYGSDNERHSPGRYAQAEEGEEDDEIERLFKGNKKKKKNDRPRADIGLIVEQFIAEFEVAAEEDANLNRQSKPAINKLMKLPLLIDVLSKKNLQQEFLDHGVLTLLKNWLEPLPDGSMPNMNIRSAVLKLLTDFPIDLEQYDRREQLKKSGLGKVIMFLSKSDEETTANRKLAKELVDKWSRPIFNKSTRFEDMRRYDDERAPYRRPQMKKPSSSSSGMESRDDDLDADFSQRKSGQSSSRQHASRPEASPLDFVIRPQSKIDPEHIRARAKQAVQDQRRLKMNKKLQQLKAPKKKNLQASKLSVEGRGMIKYL